One Euleptes europaea isolate rEulEur1 chromosome 16, rEulEur1.hap1, whole genome shotgun sequence genomic window, GACATGGCAAATACAAGATACACTTTTTAGAAAATAAGAAGTAGGgagtggagtggggaatccaatctccCAAAAGCAGGAGTCATGGCCACTTTGCTACTAGACCAACACCACAGCAAAACAGCTTTAATGGGAAAGATTTTGAGGTGAAGTAAAAGATTAATTTCCATTAGAATGAACTGGAGCTTCAGTGGTAACTGAtataagtttttttaaagtattttacatTTCACACACTGGGAGGCCATTCGACCAGTGATGAGGATATTGTCCTTTTGTACCACCTTAAGAATTCTATCTTAATTTATAATATTTTGGTTAGTGTTTTTTTCTTATTTCCTTGCTCAAGAAAGCAACAGTCCAGTCCTTTGTTTTGTTAAATGCAATCAAACTTTATTTGTGAACTAGTGCCTTCGTACTTGAAGTATATTCTGTTGCCAGAAGTTATTTTTACATATCCAAatcagagttgcacttacctgtaactgttgttcagtgagtgcaggcacacatcgggactgcgcatgtgcaggccagccacagagaaagatttccaaagctttctagcAGACTAGGAGCGCTCCAGtgcaggactgcacagaagccacaaagatgaacataTCCGTTCATTCAGAAGAAAAGACACAACTATAAATAGTGGGGTCAAAAGCTAATGAACTGTAAAAGCTACACTGAATTTCTGTAGAAAGTTCAAATGAATGCAAGATACTGCTATTCTGAATGGTCATTGCGCTTAAGAGATGCTAACACAATCTTACTAGATGTGCTATATTAATTCATCACCTATTAGTGTCGTTGTGGTCACTGAACTTATATACATTTGAACTTTTCACTGTGTCAGGCTGTACTTCTTGCATTTCATTGGCTTTTGACAAGACTGTTTACCATTGTTTCTTCCTCCCTCTGCGTCATGCATGTATAATCTGCCAATTGCAACACACTTTATGTATCTGATTAAATggtcatttataccccaaaaaaacTGTTTTCAAGTGTCTTAAAAGCCTAATTTTTGGTTCAAAATACACGTAAGTAAACACTGTGGTTACTACAGCAATTAAAGCATTTACTGTCAAATAGATCTTATACTTGCTGGCTGGTGGCCACAATCCAGTTCACAATTAAGTGTGCTTAAACCCACTGAAGAAAATTGACTTAATGACACGACTTTGTCGTGGATTGGATTGCAATAACTAGTAgtttaattaaaaacattaaatggGCTATGTGTTTAGCTTCAGaagttatatcctgcctttctatttTCTTTAAGGCAGCTTACCAAATGTATCATTAAAAACAGAccaataaaatcaaaataatttaaaagacaTCATAGAAAATTACCCTATAATACAAACTCCATGTCCCATCTATATAAATAGGTAGGCAATCCTTCCAGCACACAGAGTAAAATGCTGCATTGTAAATACTATTCTCAGATAAACAAATTGTGAAATTAATGAGTATTTTTTGTTTGTACATTCAGGGGCATTGAAAACAGTTCTAGATACTTAGGATGAATATTCCAGAAACAAACAATTATAGTAACAGCATCCCTACCAGATCAAAGCTACAGTTCATTTAATCCACAAATGGCCAATGAGATGCTACAGAAGCCCCACATAGGTCAAAACCTCCCCTTGTAATGGTTCCTCAGCAACTGGCATTAAGATTTTTCCTGCCTCTGAACACATAATTCCCACTTAGCCATCACGGCAAATAACCATTAGTGGAACAGTTCTCCATAAATTTGTCTAATCTACTTTTAAAGCTGCCTAAAGTAGTAGCTTTCACCATATCTTGTACTGGTGAATCCCACCAGTATAAAATATacgtctgtcctgaatctactgtccattaGATGCAGGTGAGTCCCTGCGTTCTAGCAGTATGAGAAGAAAAGTTTACTCTACACTATGTGTGATTTTATAAGCCTCTCATAGTCTGCCCCCATTGTCTTTTCTCTCAACTGACATTTTTCCATATAAAAGTTGTTCTAACACCTTGTTCAATTTATTTGCCCTTTTGTGCATCTTTTCCAACTTGATGCTATTCTTTTCAGACAGGCAGccagaactgaacacagcatCCCAAATGTCAAGCTGGccggcctcccctccctcctctctctgcctctgctatgcTCCCGCTAATGGTATAAATGTTATTGCTGCTTATATTATTATACTGTTGCTGCTATAGTTGAAGGCACctggttttattgttgtaaatTTTATGTAATTTATGGATTGGTCTTAAATTGTTTGAAAAggttgtgagccgctttgagcctggctttggccaggaaagggtggcctataaaTAAACCACCTTTACATAACAGATCAGTGTTCTTCTGGTACACAAAGTACATACCTTGTATTCATAACTGTTAATCTCAAAATAAACATACCACTGGAAGACTCATCTTCATAGTACAATTGaaaaagagatttttaaaatctgtacaaGGACAGTGATACTTCAGACTAATAGTGCTAAACAGAAacaacacctttctaagcccatgacttcaattgacttaaaaGGGTATAATTTTATTTAGTATCACTCACGTGCCCTTTAAGGATATCTAGAAATATCCAAGGTTGCCCTACCGAAGATATCGTCAAGCACTAGTTGCCTAACAAACATTTTGGCTATTATAAAGAACAAACCAAACCAATGTCTCCCTTTAAACCAATTCAAGCAGTAGAAGTTTGTACGTCATTATTATAAAAACAAGTCACAAGACCACAAAGAAAAACCATAACCAGATAAAAAGAAAAACTATGACACTTTATTTTAGTAAAATGTTTAGCAGTCACTTATCCATTCAGGcacatagtttttttaaaaaaacggtcTTTGCCAAGACAGTTTGAAACACAGCTTCATCCATAAGCATTCGATATCAGGCTAACAAAAGCTACAGTTTGATCCTATGTGTGTTTACTGGGAAATAAATTCCTAGTACTTCAGCTGGACATTTTTAAGTGTGCGTAGGAATACACTCAATCTCTTTTTACGTCTCTGCAGAAAGGACGAGCTAAATGGACACCTACTCTATTCAGTTGAGATAGAAGTGCTTCTGTGTTGTGCCACATGTGTTCTGCACATTATCCGCATTGAGTTTTGATGCACCAGTTAGATCGTAAGTACCAGTACaaagtttcctttttaaaaacacttttgaTATGAGAAACAAAGAcaaaatgcagaacatataaagAATGTGAAATCAGCAGGTAAAAAACAGGATTCCTGTTTGGGGAATTACTTTGTGCATAATGGAAGTACATGGAATGGGACTGAAGTGGAACATCACAAGTTTATCCAGCATCATCAAATTGTGCAACTGACTTGTGAAGTCTATCTGACTTCTGTGGATCATACTACTAGTAAGAATGTGTCTACGTGTATTGTGTACAAACATACATTTCTGGTAAATCAAAAGACATCAGTACCTCAAAGTGACATTCCCTCTTCCCTTGTAGATCTGGGAGAAGCAGCActttgcatataaaaacaaaaccaagacaTTCAGAGTGTTGAGCGTTTAGAATCAGGCTGAGCGTTTAGAATCAGGCTCTTACGTTTACTACTGATTTTATTAACATGCTTTTGTACTTTAAGTATACTGTGACGAAGCATTACATCACAATAATGACTAAGCCTTGGCATCCCTAGTTTATTACAGAGCCCTTCAGTGAACAAAAGTTGCTGAAATTGCTACACTAAAACCAAGTAATCCTTTCCAAGAATCTAAAGCACAACATATTTCTCTATGTTGATCAAACTGAAACTAACGGCGTATACAAGTTTTTAGACACAGATCAACATTTCAATAGACGGTACCTACAAAAATACAACCTTGAGTCCATCATATCACTAAGTTTACATACGTGGATAGtcaacatttaaaaatagaatGGTGTAGACTATGTCCCTCTTGGAGGTCACATAGGAAAGCTGGTAATATTCAGGTTATTTTAAAGAAATCTGTGTAAAGATATTCTACTCTGGACACTGTTCTGCACTGCAGAAATGTCTAATTATATTATTTGCTACAAGATTAAGCATCTAGTGCTATAGTGCAGACCGATACTTTGGAACATCTATGCTGCTACAATAAGTTACATGTGGGCAGAAAGCTGGAGCTGCCGCTGGCCTCCATCATACTGGCATGTGAGCAGAAGTGCTCAAAATGGTCTTTTCACAATTTAACAAAAGGCACATGTACTTATAGCTTATAAATTAAAAGAATGCCTTTACACGTTTGCTATAGCTTTTATGTGTCAAAAAGCACTTACGCTGTGTGGCAGATTGTATATTCATTTCTTTATGATTAATTTCATCAACCAAGGATTTTAGACTGTACCAGTTGTGCGCATTTGTGAGCAGTTTCACTTCAATGCAGATAAAACATGTCAGACTCCAGTTGGCATGGCTTTGGATGAGTTAAAGAAAAGACACAAATGCATACAGCCTGCACATTATTTTTTCAGCATAAATTCTGTAAAGCAAGTTGCTGTGACATTGTAAAAGGGCTTGCATAATCTGCTTCACTGTTTACAGAACCTAACAGGTACAGCTACTTTCAGAAGTGGAGGTATTTATATCCATTGTCTTTGAACAGCTTTCCAGCTACTTCCAAATCAGTGTAAAACTACCAACTCCAAAGTATCTGACACGCTAATTGAGAAACATGCTTTAGCAAGTCTTAAATTTTATTTGGCAGCATTTGACTTTCATGTTCTCATCAGCAGCATCTGAGGACCAGCCCCAATATCCGTATTCTTGAAGAGAAAGTGCTAATAAAACACGTTTGTAATTTGGGTTTTGTAGAATTGCTGACTTTGGAACTGTGAGAATATCTTTTCATGTCAGAGACTTCTAAGACAGTATTCTTAACATTTCTTTAAACTTTAAACTAAAATACAAAATATCTTAAGTTTCAAGTGAGAATCAACATTTGCCAATACTTCTCGAACAAAGTTTTATTCGGAAGATTTACTACCTAAAGAAAATAAATCTGTTTAGTGACTTTTACTCACCAAGTTTGACTCAAGTTTAAAGACAACTTCTAAAACATTCTGTAGCAAACTTCACCAAACATGTGATTTTAGATTTCCACATGCTGACTGTTGTATGTGAGCATATACGTGTTCATGGATACACGCACGTAAGTCTCTAGCAGGGAAAACACACTGTAGCTAATAACAGGACCGAACACTCAGAATAAGTTTCCTATCCCCAATTTAAGCATGCAAACTGTAAACAGGGCACAGTTTGTCTACAGGCGCAGCACTCTGCATTAGGCTACTGCAGAACACATTTCATACTATGTCTATGAATCATTCCTGCTCACCTCTTCTAGCCCAAGATTCTTTCCTTGACTGAATGTCCTTCAGTGTAGGGAGTGCTTTATTAAGCAAATTAATGGTTAAACGGACTAGCTTTAGTCCTCAAGCCAAGCCCAAATGGCAGGTGTTTATAGTTACATAACGCAAATTTAGTatgcaagatttttttggggtgcagagtctTAAGCAATAATTACCACCTAAGACCCAAGGCCTTGTCTACCAAGGCATCTCACTGCCAAGCAAGAACCTTTCTTTCTCATAACTGACAAAAGGGAAGTCCTTCTGCCCACACATTACCACTGGTATAATGCAATTACTCACTGAAAGAAATCTATTTCATTCACATCATCCTTACAACTCAAAATGATTTTGGTTTCACCTTAACCGAACAGTGGATTGATCTGTCTCCAGCATAATATTTAAGCTTAAATTTGTATACTTTGTAGCTCTAGCCCCCCAAGGAATTATAAGCAACAGATAAAGAATTTAAGAATTAAAATCCAGTCggataaaataaaggaaaatgtaTCTTTTGAAAAAGCTTTAGGGTGCGATCAGTATTCCACTAAAATTGACTCCTAATGGCTTAGTCATACACTCAGCCTATATATCATAtcgctatttttaaaaaatcctcttaCATGTGCATTCCGGTAAAACATGCCTTGGGGCAAAATCAGAAGTTACTAGGAAATTAATGGGATCCTGCTATCATGTCTCATAATAGTAACAGTGGGGAAATGGGCATTCGCAGGGGATAATACACAAGAAGGAAGGGGATGTTCCACCTTTCCCATCTATTCATGATTATCCACATAAAGTGCCTGTTCTCGCATGGAGTTGAAGTTTTTTTCTCTCCTCAAGATAAAGAAAACCTCAAGGGGGCTACCTGCAAAGGAGAACTGGCAGATGCAGGAAAGGTCTGGCATGCATGAAGGCTTCCTCTACCTGATTCCTCTGTAAGGGAGAAGCAGCACACACAACTGGGAGCTATATTTAGTCGCAAAAGCAGCCATGGGCTGGGGGAATATATATCAGCTGTGACGTTTGAAGGTGGTTGGTGGATTAACTCTTCCTCCCACACCATCTCTCTGAGCTGTTTTAAACCCCagtatttggggaagggggggaacacaAGTAACTCCAAGAGCTTGTTTTTCCCCTATCAGGCTAAAGCTGCCTACGGGTGGAGATTTTCAACAAAGGAATGACacagggaatgaatgaatgaatacccctttcctagCAATGCAGCCCTGAGCCATACTGGGAATCACCACTCCCCATTATTTTCAGCTACATTATACAACTAAAGGAACTTGATTATGGATTCCCAATCCCACATGGTTGCCGTGAATGCATAGTTTTGCTTTTTTAGACCAAGTTCTTGGTAGAAGTGACAACTGGTGTATTGGCTGCATATCACACACAGGAAGGAGTTAATGAGATTGTAATAGCTCTCCACGCAAACAAGTGCCAGCCATAGGAAATGACGATCTTTGTACCGATGCGGAGGTGAAAAAAGTTCATAATGATGTCATATCTCAACAAGATTCTGATCTGGTGCAGCTCCGACATATTTCAACCACAGTGAGATGTGTGACCTCCAGAAATAGCAGCTCTTTGTACTGTACCAACGTACAAAAGGTTAACGACACAAGTTAAACACAGAACTCAAACAATCGGGACTGCTCAGACGCGAAACACCCACATTTTAAAGTGATTCATTCGAACTTCCACTCCAGCCACCATCGTACCGTAGTAAACATTAGCCTCAAGAAACCTATTCAAAATGTGTATCCTATTTTTAGCCCTGTACCAGTCTAGCACCCGACGGCTCTGCATGAGGAGACTATCCTCAAACAGGCAAAAAGAAGCTGTCTTGGAGGTAGTCGCGCACCCTTCCACAACCAGGTGTCAACAAATCCGAACCGTTTTTTCATCCAAAAACATTGGATTTGGGTCTAAGCTTGAAGGAGGACGTCTTCAGGGGCTTCTCCTCctggccttcctcctcctcctcctcgggctcCCCCCGGAAAGAAGGGGTGGTGTGGATGATCTGGGTGCGGAACCGGATCTTGTTGAGCCGGGGCTTGGCCCTGCCGCTGCCCCCGCCCGAGCCCTTTCGGTGCAGCTCCTTGCCCTTGCCCTGTCCGCCGCCGGGCCCCTCGCCcggctccccctcctccccgtGGTGCAGGTGGGAGAGCTTGTAGGTGATGAGGTTGGAGGGGAGCACCTTGGAGAGCCGCCAGCGGCCGCCGCCGTTGGCCGccccagcgccgccgccgccctcctcgTCGTGCAGGCCCCCCACCAGGCCGCGCAGCCCCTCGGCGGCGCCCGGGCCCAGGTAGTGGGCGGCCTTGCGCCCGCTGTAGTCGCGCACGTCCACGTCGGCGTCGTAGGCGCCCACCAGCAGCTTGACCACCTCCAGGTGGCCGTGCATGGCGGCCAGGTGCAGGCAGGTGTAGCCGCCGCTGGTGCGCGCGTTGACGTCCAcgggcaggcggtggcggcgcgCGAAGGCGACCAGCAGGGCCAGCAGCTCGTGGCGGCCCTGCTTGGCGGCCCAGTGCAGGCAGCTGAAGCCCGTCACGAAGTCGCGCCGGCCCAGCAGCGCCGGCTCGCAGCCCAGCAGCGCCTCCAGGCTCTCCCAGCGCCCGTCCGAGGCGCACAGCATCCAGGCGTGCTCCAGCGGGTCCAGCGCCACCGAGGCCCCCCCCGACGACGACGAGGCCGTGCTGCCGCTCTCCTCCTCGGCCGACGACGAGGCCAGCGAGGCGCTGTCCGAGTCGCGCTCCCGCCGCGGGGCCCAGCCGCCCCCCACGCGCTTCGCCCGCGGGGAGCCCCTCGGGAAGCTCCCGCGGCCGCCCCGGGGAGGGGCGGGAGGAGGCGCGGCCGGGGCCTCCTCCACCTCAGGCGgggcctcctccacctcctcggCTCCGGCCGCCTCGCGCCCTCCTCCGCGGGGCCGCGCCCCCGCCTCAGCGCTGAGGGGAGAAGGCGAGGGGCGCTCCTCAGAGGCCTcgtccccgccgccgccgcgccccctCTCGGCCTCCGAGGCCGGCTCGGCGGCGTCGTCCGCGggtctgccgccgccgccgccgccgcggtaCTTCTTGCGCAGCTGCACGTACTTGGCGCCGGAGCCGGGCTCCTGCTTCACGACGGCCACGGCGTTGACCATCTCCTTGAAGCGGGCGCGGGCCGCGGCGCGCCGCTCCGCGTCCGGGGAGTCGAGGAAGGCGCGGAAGTGGTCCAACAGGTCCGCGTTGCGCGCCCGCCCGCCGCGGCTCTCGGCGAGGAAGCGCAGCACCGCGTCCTGGTGCagctccggcggcggcgcggccatcccccccctcctcctcctcctcctcctccacgacgtctcctcttcttctcctcaccCCCCCCGGGTCCCTCAGGACGGAGTCACCCGCTCCCGTCGGCACGGCATCGCCGCGCCTCAGCGGCCAACCCGCCCGAGGAGCTTCCCCGGCGGCGTCGCCGGCCTCAAATCACGGCGTCTCCCTTTTCCCCTCCCGCCCAGCCGTCATTATAGCCCCGCGCAAGACGCGCGTCTccgccttccccttcccacgtGACGCCCCAACCctgaggaggaggcggcgccTGGAAACAGAGTTTTAAACTCGGCAACGGACGAAGCGTCtctccgctcccccccccactctcccctaTTCGTCCCGCCAGAACACGAAAAGCGCCCCCTGTCTCCTCAGgcggggaggggcctcccgcGTCCCTCCCCCGGGCCACGCCCCGTTTCGGCCCCGCCCCGCCAATGGGCAGCGAGCTAGCCCCCTCGCCCCGCCCCCCACTTTCCTGAATTCATCCCACCACAATACGAAAAGCGCCCCGTATCCCctcagtcgggggggggggagagcatccCACGTCCCTAACCCCCCGGGCCACGCCCCGTTTCACCGCCGCCCCGCCAATGGGCAGCGAGCTAGCCCCCTCGCCCCGCCCCCCACTTTCCTGAATTCATCCCACCACAATACGAAAAGCGCCCCCTATCCCCTCAGTCGGGGGGGGGAGACCCTCCCACGTCCCCCCCTCGGGCCACGCCCCGTTTCACCGCCGCTCCGCCAATGGGGCGGCGAGCTAGCCGCCTCGCCCCGCCCCCCTCTCCAATCGGCAGGCTGAGAATTTGCCCCGCCCCTTTTGTCCGTCCGGGGCTCTCGCCGGTTGCGTTTCAGTTGCTGAGGTGGGAGCCGGGTTGGAGTTCCTGCGCTCggctcgctctcccccccccctccctcggcGCGCGGGGtcgccctcccccttttctcatGGCTTCCTCCGATGTGGCGCGGCAGCTGGTGAGTCCCGCgcgggagagaggggagggagagaggggggggggaaagagagagagagtgagccgGGGGCATCCGTGGTCCTTTTCGGTCCACACACTCCTCTCCCTCCTTGAATCCGGAGTGAGACCCGTTTCAACTCATTTGGGACTGGGCGCGTCGAAAGCCTTGCGCTGCTGTCAGGCTTCACTCCTGCTTGCAGAGCTGAGCGCGGCGCCCGAACCTATGGATTGGGAAAGGGGGCTCCCTTAATTCTGTAGGGCTGCAGTTGGCCCtcaaggcaaaaaacaaaccaaccctgCCCCTGCAACTGACTAGATGCATTGCATTGCCATCTGCAAGCGCTCCCGccagaaaaaaaccctgccaCCATTTCTCAAGGATAGTCTAGCCCAAACAGATGTGGGCCGAGTGCGctacctattttttaaaaaaagattatatatatatatacctattttttaaaaaaagattatatatatatgaagaaaaataatatatatatatatatatatatatatatatatattatttttcttcatttaatatatccataaaacaatataatagtaataataaaaagacaaatagtatttctaatttaacaatcaaaatgacttccccctctccctcctccgtctaaaattaaattgtacaatcttttgctaacggaactaatccctatattattttaattaatctgtcTTTGTCGTAAATACAAAATGCGAATAAGGGATGAGATCAGTGAGTGTCCTTTAagtggtcccgttaaaaaataattttcgcagtacattctccaagcctcccattccccccaaaattgttcactATCATTCTGATTCATCAAAGCTGGAAGCTTCGCCAActcggtcaattccagcatcttttttatccagtcttttttgtctggtatctcaactgtcttccatttagctgcatatatcaatcgagcagccgtggtggcataaatcaaaaaatgcTACCTATTAAGGGGAAATAACGCACACATAACACTGGTGGTAGCAAGATTCTTGGAAAAACTCTTTAGGAGTGCTGCgcgaagctccccccccccccccagctaaacTCTATTAAATATACTGCACAGCACTTTAAGAGTCAgagattttaattattttgttgatattctatcatttaaatgCTGTATTTTAATGACTGACTAGATGTCTCCTCTTGCCTCTTCGTGGAGGGATCCTACAAGCGCCTCTTTCTCTTTGGCACCCCCCCTCCATCTCGCTCATGAGGGCCTTTTTCCAGTCCTGCGGTCGCCAGTAAAGGTGGGTGTTTTCCCactctgagaagaagaaaaattagtTCCCTTCTCTTAAAAGCGAGGGGCAGAGTCGGATAAAGGATGCCCACCCACCGATACCCCCAAACGTCTCCTTATGGCCTCCCTCAAACAAAAAGTAGTACTAACCGTAGCAGATTGTTCAACAACCGGGATCccatatatatttatttggaagTGAATCGTGCTGATTAGAATGGAACTTATTCCCAGATTAAGCAGTTTTTAAGATTTTGGTGGGCATGCTGCAGGGTATGGTCTTATCATATCCCCGCCATTTTATGCAATATTTAAATACTCTCAAAGTGTCCTTATGCTGTTTGTTGTGCATATTATAAGTACACCAAAATTGTTGCtttgtgaacttttttttttatctttgaaAAGGAGCCTTCTTGTACCTTTAGAGAGCAGCTTTGTTGTGTCATAACCTTGCAGAATTTTgtggactagagcaggggtgtcaaactcatttgttacaaggccCGGAttcaacataaatgtcacttggtctggtcgggctatgcctcgccagcccagattgagaatggaggggtggctgcccccctcagctggctcgcaggccggataaggtATCTCAAAgggccatatccggccctcgggccttatgtttgacacccctggactagagcaTTTCCTTTCTTAA contains:
- the SOWAHC gene encoding ankyrin repeat domain-containing protein SOWAHC, with translation MAAPPPELHQDAVLRFLAESRGGRARNADLLDHFRAFLDSPDAERRAAARARFKEMVNAVAVVKQEPGSGAKYVQLRKKYRGGGGGGRPADDAAEPASEAERGRGGGGDEASEERPSPSPLSAEAGARPRGGGREAAGAEEVEEAPPEVEEAPAAPPPAPPRGGRGSFPRGSPRAKRVGGGWAPRRERDSDSASLASSSAEEESGSTASSSSGGASVALDPLEHAWMLCASDGRWESLEALLGCEPALLGRRDFVTGFSCLHWAAKQGRHELLALLVAFARRHRLPVDVNARTSGGYTCLHLAAMHGHLEVVKLLVGAYDADVDVRDYSGRKAAHYLGPGAAEGLRGLVGGLHDEEGGGGAGAANGGGRWRLSKVLPSNLITYKLSHLHHGEEGEPGEGPGGGQGKGKELHRKGSGGGSGRAKPRLNKIRFRTQIIHTTPSFRGEPEEEEEEGQEEKPLKTSSFKLRPKSNVFG